One window of the Candidatus Zixiibacteriota bacterium genome contains the following:
- a CDS encoding hypothetical protein (Evidence 5 : Unknown function): protein MRNILTALTLFLIMAAAGFGSSKDSVNIYLRQGGLAIQNNDLRGAIAYFESALRLDSSSANAWKNLGVIYSAQKNYHKSMECLQKARRLDTADVDIFNNLGIAYLGLNDTARALESYRHAVSRKPNNGGYARSLASLLLANKRYSEAASTLTKLLQVDSSDAEANFILGNIYFTQGNFAKSEGYYDKAVALNALEARYFYNQGVVKDKLGKNYEAEVAYKKSLSLEPNNFDVHQHLGVLYIGSQKFPEALDEFRTAVKLDPESDEARIALGAAYMYNDMVKEAKAVYDALQKRNPAAAQKMMDLIMPLVDTTGRR from the coding sequence GTGCGAAACATTCTAACGGCTCTGACACTTTTTTTAATAATGGCGGCCGCTGGTTTTGGATCCTCGAAGGACAGCGTGAATATTTATCTCCGTCAGGGGGGACTCGCCATACAAAATAACGATCTCCGCGGTGCCATCGCCTATTTTGAAAGCGCTTTGCGTCTTGACTCCTCCTCGGCCAATGCCTGGAAAAATTTGGGGGTCATTTATTCGGCCCAGAAGAATTATCATAAGTCGATGGAATGTCTGCAGAAGGCGCGCCGCCTCGACACCGCCGATGTCGATATTTTCAATAATCTCGGGATTGCCTATCTCGGTCTGAATGACACCGCCAGGGCGTTGGAATCATACCGCCATGCGGTCAGCAGGAAGCCGAATAACGGCGGCTATGCCAGGAGTCTCGCATCTCTTTTACTTGCAAATAAGCGATATTCGGAGGCCGCCTCCACGCTGACCAAGCTATTGCAGGTCGATTCCAGCGACGCCGAAGCAAATTTTATTCTCGGGAACATCTACTTCACCCAGGGAAATTTCGCCAAGAGCGAGGGATATTACGATAAAGCCGTGGCGCTGAATGCCCTGGAGGCCCGTTATTTTTATAATCAGGGAGTGGTTAAGGACAAATTGGGCAAAAATTACGAGGCCGAGGTCGCCTACAAGAAATCCCTCAGTTTGGAACCGAATAATTTCGACGTCCATCAGCATTTGGGGGTTCTTTATATCGGATCCCAGAAATTCCCGGAGGCGCTCGATGAATTCCGGACGGCCGTGAAACTCGACCCCGAAAGCGATGAGGCCCGAATAGCGCTCGGGGCCGCCTATATGTACAATGATATGGTCAAAGAAGCCAAGGCCGTCTATGATGCCCTTCAGAAACGTAATCCGGCCGCGGCCCAGAAAATGATGGATCTGATAATGCCTCTGGTCGATACCACCGGCCGCAGATAA
- the mrp gene encoding Protein mrp homolog codes for MIDKNAVMKILSEIEDPELRRPLTELDMIKSVEIQGGRVAIDISLTIPGCPLKKKITDDVKSRVGQLPGIETVDITFGVMSEEQRRNLLGKLHGSAPSGAGTPNEKPAGTFAKRVIAVASGKGGVGKSTVTSNLAAALSKRGHKVAVLDADVYGFSIPRILGLQGTPTIIDENIVPLRKENIQVISMGFFVEEDAPVIWRGPLLHKAINQFLTDVLWDQSDFLLLDLPPGTGDVTLTIAQALPNAELLVVTTPQPVASHTAGRVAKLAEKTNLTVLGVIENMAYYENNGHREYIFGKDGGKNLAMELNVPFLGQIPIMTEIREAADCGLPAAFSDRDDIAEYYLKIADAIVRMKL; via the coding sequence ATGATAGACAAAAATGCCGTAATGAAAATCCTATCGGAAATTGAGGATCCGGAACTGCGCCGGCCTCTGACCGAGCTTGATATGATAAAATCTGTCGAAATTCAAGGGGGACGGGTCGCCATCGATATTTCTCTGACTATCCCGGGATGTCCGTTAAAAAAGAAAATCACCGATGATGTAAAATCCCGGGTCGGTCAGTTGCCGGGAATTGAGACGGTCGATATCACTTTCGGGGTTATGTCCGAAGAACAAAGAAGAAATCTTCTGGGAAAATTGCATGGTTCTGCGCCGAGCGGCGCCGGGACGCCGAATGAAAAACCGGCCGGAACGTTCGCCAAGAGGGTGATCGCGGTCGCCTCGGGAAAAGGCGGAGTGGGAAAATCGACCGTCACAAGCAATCTGGCGGCTGCTCTGAGCAAGAGAGGACATAAAGTGGCCGTTCTTGATGCCGATGTTTATGGATTTTCCATTCCGAGGATTTTGGGACTCCAGGGGACACCGACAATTATCGATGAAAATATTGTCCCTCTAAGAAAAGAGAATATCCAGGTAATTTCCATGGGGTTCTTTGTTGAGGAAGACGCCCCGGTCATCTGGCGCGGCCCGCTTCTCCATAAAGCCATAAATCAGTTTCTCACCGATGTTCTCTGGGACCAGAGTGATTTCCTCCTGCTGGATCTTCCGCCCGGCACGGGAGATGTTACGCTCACTATCGCCCAGGCTCTACCGAACGCGGAACTATTGGTGGTGACCACGCCTCAGCCGGTGGCGTCACATACCGCCGGACGGGTTGCCAAATTGGCAGAAAAAACCAATCTGACAGTTCTGGGTGTAATAGAAAATATGGCCTACTATGAAAATAACGGCCATCGGGAGTACATCTTCGGAAAAGATGGTGGAAAAAACCTCGCCATGGAGTTAAATGTACCCTTCCTGGGTCAGATACCGATCATGACGGAAATTCGTGAAGCGGCCGACTGCGGTTTGCCGGCAGCATTTTCGGACAGAGATGATATCGCCGAGTATTATTTAAAAATTGCCGATGCAATTGTTAGAATGAAGTTATGA
- the lspA gene encoding Lipoprotein signal peptidase produces MRRLIFPVIFLLAVVAFDQISKIWVLNSLSPGQTKSVIGQFFQLRLAYNEGGAMGTVLGSGTFYLVTSCIVLIIVLYLLYNNRNRALLAFSLAAIAGGAIGNIIDRIRIGWVVDFLDFDFFDINILGYKLDRWWTFNVADSAITVGIIILLAYILFSPRPKGIQRAVPDDIQQMP; encoded by the coding sequence ATGCGCCGTTTAATCTTTCCGGTCATTTTCCTGCTGGCTGTCGTCGCCTTCGACCAGATTTCAAAAATTTGGGTTCTCAACTCTTTGTCCCCGGGCCAGACCAAATCGGTCATCGGCCAATTTTTCCAACTAAGACTGGCATATAACGAGGGTGGGGCCATGGGCACGGTCCTCGGTTCCGGCACCTTTTATTTGGTGACGTCCTGCATTGTCCTGATCATTGTTCTGTATCTGTTATATAATAACAGAAACAGGGCTTTGCTGGCCTTCTCTCTGGCGGCGATTGCCGGAGGGGCAATCGGCAACATTATTGACCGCATCCGGATCGGCTGGGTGGTCGATTTTCTGGATTTCGATTTTTTTGACATCAATATCTTGGGGTACAAACTCGATCGGTGGTGGACTTTCAATGTGGCCGATTCCGCTATCACGGTCGGGATTATCATACTACTGGCATATATTCTGTTTTCACCCCGCCCCAAAGGGATTCAACGGGCAGTGCCGGATGATATTCAGCAAATGCCATAA
- a CDS encoding membrane hypothetical protein (Evidence 5 : Unknown function): MRDNILLADFSGKEREWRHFLILILWGALFLAAVTFLYFTFAHPIIEDIYRGQSLRILNKLIAGQGERSLGSYIQSTDRYFWRVIIPQIFATFYFWYVFLRVLVFIFGKIKSDLPLIPTESQRLFKYDWLAAVAIYSILTIIYFFPFLKGFSDHLIGPAEDNMMTYWNLWWGHRVFFEGGGSLTFCSLICYPQGVSLYYQAYSFYNLFLSLPLTSLFGLAASYNLLIMHSFPLAGLGAFLLIRYLTRNSWLALFGGFMYAFAPYHIARALHHVNINSLQFVPFFILFFIRAVKEKGAGNVIWAALFFLLNALCDWNFMIFAGYFVLFSYIYLAIRRKRIVLRDLLIKGSLIVLPPLAVLSPWLVHMIVPGLHTDGITAIGHDNFVTDPLGVFFPSQYHLLAQLGFVKSAIRYVDRYSNPWEAALYLGIPALVVTIASFRYHFSRIAKYFVGFLAMFIMGAGCHLHILGTRLAIDLPYEIIVHIPFLSNVRAPSRFFIYAIVFWIIIVAVGLNHLYEKWKGRKYGRYLFAGLMVLLAVDFYSYDSAQTEVKVPACYDLIKNEPGRWGVLDLPSGYAPTAQYMMNQTFHHLPIVQGYVSRKLGPSLIDSLEMNDLAVQKKQLMADRVKYIVIHREYPEADSLDLNLYRTIYEAVADAPSFLMLKVY; this comes from the coding sequence ATGAGAGATAACATCTTGCTGGCGGATTTTTCCGGAAAAGAACGGGAGTGGCGCCATTTCCTGATTTTAATATTATGGGGGGCGCTGTTTCTGGCCGCGGTTACATTCCTTTATTTTACGTTTGCCCATCCTATCATTGAAGATATCTATCGCGGGCAGTCCCTGCGGATCCTCAATAAATTGATTGCCGGGCAGGGGGAGAGATCCCTGGGAAGTTATATTCAAAGCACCGATCGCTATTTCTGGAGAGTGATAATTCCGCAAATTTTCGCCACCTTTTATTTTTGGTATGTTTTCCTGAGGGTGCTGGTTTTCATTTTCGGAAAAATCAAATCGGACCTGCCTCTTATCCCCACCGAAAGTCAAAGGTTATTCAAATATGATTGGCTGGCCGCCGTGGCGATTTATAGTATTTTGACCATCATTTATTTTTTCCCGTTTCTTAAAGGATTTTCGGACCATCTCATTGGCCCGGCGGAAGATAACATGATGACCTACTGGAACCTATGGTGGGGACACCGGGTATTTTTCGAAGGAGGGGGTAGTCTCACTTTCTGCAGCCTGATCTGTTACCCGCAGGGCGTCTCGCTTTATTATCAAGCCTATTCGTTTTACAATTTGTTCCTGTCGCTTCCCCTGACATCACTCTTCGGTCTGGCGGCCTCATATAACCTGCTTATCATGCATAGTTTTCCTCTGGCCGGACTGGGGGCATTTCTTTTAATTCGATATCTGACGCGAAACTCCTGGCTAGCCCTGTTCGGCGGCTTTATGTACGCTTTCGCGCCTTATCATATCGCCCGCGCCCTGCACCATGTCAATATCAATTCGCTTCAGTTTGTCCCGTTTTTCATTCTCTTCTTCATCCGGGCGGTGAAAGAAAAGGGGGCCGGGAATGTCATATGGGCGGCTCTTTTCTTTCTTCTTAATGCCCTATGCGACTGGAATTTCATGATTTTCGCCGGATATTTTGTCCTGTTCAGTTACATCTACCTGGCAATCCGCCGCAAGAGAATAGTACTAAGGGACCTTCTAATTAAGGGCAGTCTTATAGTCCTACCGCCGCTGGCGGTTCTGTCGCCGTGGCTGGTGCATATGATTGTGCCGGGTCTTCATACCGATGGTATCACGGCGATCGGCCACGATAATTTCGTCACCGATCCGCTCGGCGTCTTTTTCCCGTCGCAGTATCATCTTCTGGCGCAACTCGGCTTTGTTAAAAGCGCTATCAGATATGTGGATCGCTACAGCAATCCCTGGGAGGCGGCGCTTTATCTGGGCATTCCCGCCCTCGTTGTCACTATCGCCTCTTTCAGATATCATTTCTCCCGGATCGCCAAGTATTTTGTCGGTTTCCTGGCGATGTTTATCATGGGGGCCGGGTGCCATCTGCATATCCTGGGAACCCGCCTGGCGATCGATCTGCCCTATGAAATAATCGTGCATATCCCTTTTCTTTCCAATGTCCGGGCTCCGTCGCGATTTTTCATCTACGCGATTGTTTTCTGGATAATTATCGTGGCGGTCGGGTTGAATCATCTTTATGAAAAATGGAAAGGGCGCAAATATGGAAGGTATCTTTTTGCGGGGCTTATGGTGCTGTTGGCAGTCGATTTCTATTCCTATGATTCCGCGCAGACCGAGGTTAAGGTTCCTGCCTGTTACGATTTGATTAAGAATGAGCCCGGACGGTGGGGCGTTCTGGACCTGCCGTCGGGGTACGCTCCGACCGCCCAATATATGATGAACCAGACCTTTCATCATTTGCCGATCGTGCAGGGTTATGTTTCCCGAAAACTGGGCCCGTCTCTTATTGACAGTCTGGAAATGAATGACCTGGCGGTGCAGAAGAAGCAACTTATGGCCGACCGCGTGAAATATATAGTCATTCATCGCGAGTACCCCGAAGCCGATTCGCTGGATTTGAATCTTTACCGGACAATATATGAAGCGGTGGCGGATGCTCCTTCATTTCTAATGCTCAAAGTATACTAA
- a CDS encoding conserved hypothetical protein (Evidence 4 : Unknown function but conserved in other organisms), protein MKKEEIEKYEKLLLKKREELLEELKISKSQFSETTKDATGDLSSYSYHMADQGTDAMEREKAFLFASKSGRLLYHIDEALRRLRKGDFGNCQNCGKPIQKARLEAVPHARLCLECKEREEEAKAGR, encoded by the coding sequence ATGAAAAAAGAAGAAATCGAAAAATATGAAAAGCTTCTTCTAAAGAAGAGAGAAGAACTTCTCGAAGAACTGAAGATCAGCAAGTCGCAGTTCAGCGAGACCACCAAGGACGCCACCGGGGATCTCTCCAGCTATTCATATCATATGGCCGATCAGGGGACCGATGCCATGGAGCGGGAAAAGGCATTTTTATTCGCATCCAAATCGGGACGTCTTCTGTATCATATCGACGAGGCCCTGCGCCGCCTTCGCAAAGGGGATTTCGGCAATTGCCAGAATTGTGGCAAGCCGATCCAGAAGGCCCGTCTCGAAGCGGTTCCGCATGCCCGGCTCTGTCTTGAGTGCAAAGAGCGCGAAGAGGAGGCGAAAGCCGGCCGGTAA
- the ileS gene encoding Isoleucine--tRNA ligase, with the protein MKFEQPKDDYSIPRMEEKILEYWEKEDIFKKALAAAKDRPEFIFYEGPPTANGRPGSHHVISRTIKDLICRYKSMKGFRVERKAGWDTHGLPVEIEVEKQLQLDTKSKVLEYGIDKFNQKCKESVFKYIDDWNEITRRIGYWIDLSDAYITLTNDYIETVWWILKNYFDRDLIYKGFKTVPYCPRCETALSSHEVAQGYDEVADPSVFVKVKAADGDFNYLVWTTTPWTLPSNAALCMHPEADYSLVEFEGEKYVLATALLVKVLGPGFNLLETKKGSEFAGRKYQPIFETFKKQADKAFYIINGDFVTLEDGTGIVHIAPGYGADDYEIGLKFNLPVLQAVEANGHFKPDSGKYAGKFVKDADPEIIKDLKAAGVLFKKESYIHNYPFCWRCDSPLIYIARQAWYIKTTQFKNELIKNSNIIKWYPDEIRTGRMLDWLENNVDWALSRERFWGTPLPIWICDNRDCEHKEAVGSIEQLSKSGIDVPADIDLHKPAIDAVKLRCPKCGGMMSRVPEVIDTWFDSGAMPFAQWHYPFEHKEYIDKGIKYPADFISEAVDQTRGWFYSLLAISTLLFDKPSFRNVLVIELVLDKVGKKMSKHKGNVVDPFMIVKTHGADPMRWYMLANSNPWVPTKFDEDGLVDMIRKFFDTLKNSYAFFALYANIDDISTRAHKEGKSVEKFLEQFAGESERTDQWIESRFNSLIRDVTVRLDNYDLTPAARMISDFVINDLSNWYIRLNRRRYWGPGNDPSKMRAFLTLYRMLLGTAKLIAPYVPFTAEYLWRELTAAEDGQRLPTIHMAEYPESDKSKIYPELEESMALAEKIVSIGRAARSRKNLKVRQPLAGILVNIAGINQFAKISGEQETILEELNIKEIEELPDLAAVVSFKAKLNFAKAGPKLGGLVKETAARVGNFSSEEIRTFLSSGEIIMTIADSTVRLTSEELEIQKIEKDGFAVESDGPITVALKTTVDSGLRDEGFAREMVNKIQNMRKSSGFEVTDRINVLVNTSEPLVSAVNRFNQFICKETLADKLDLVESIPSGNGGTKWNINGINAEIAVIRK; encoded by the coding sequence ATGAAATTCGAACAACCAAAAGATGATTATAGCATCCCCCGGATGGAGGAGAAGATCCTCGAATACTGGGAAAAAGAAGATATTTTCAAAAAAGCCCTGGCGGCGGCTAAGGACCGTCCGGAATTTATATTCTATGAGGGCCCGCCGACAGCCAACGGCCGGCCCGGCAGTCATCATGTTATCTCCAGAACTATCAAGGACTTAATCTGTCGCTATAAGTCGATGAAAGGGTTTAGGGTGGAGCGGAAGGCCGGCTGGGACACCCATGGTCTGCCGGTTGAAATTGAGGTCGAAAAGCAACTCCAATTGGACACCAAATCGAAGGTTCTTGAGTATGGCATCGACAAATTCAACCAGAAATGCAAAGAGTCGGTTTTCAAATATATCGATGACTGGAACGAAATTACCCGGAGAATCGGGTACTGGATCGATCTATCGGACGCCTATATCACCCTGACCAACGATTATATCGAGACGGTCTGGTGGATTCTCAAAAACTATTTCGATCGGGATCTTATCTATAAGGGATTCAAGACGGTTCCCTATTGTCCGCGCTGTGAGACCGCCCTGTCCAGCCATGAAGTGGCGCAGGGGTACGATGAGGTCGCGGATCCGTCGGTATTCGTCAAAGTCAAAGCCGCCGACGGCGATTTTAATTATCTGGTCTGGACCACCACCCCCTGGACGCTGCCGTCGAATGCCGCCCTCTGCATGCATCCCGAGGCCGATTATTCTCTGGTCGAATTCGAAGGGGAAAAATATGTTCTGGCGACCGCCCTGCTGGTAAAAGTTTTGGGGCCCGGATTTAATTTGCTGGAAACGAAGAAGGGGTCGGAGTTTGCCGGGCGGAAATATCAACCGATTTTTGAAACGTTCAAGAAACAGGCGGACAAGGCCTTTTATATCATCAACGGCGATTTCGTGACGCTGGAAGATGGCACCGGGATAGTCCATATCGCGCCCGGTTACGGGGCCGACGACTATGAAATCGGTTTGAAATTCAATCTTCCGGTTTTGCAGGCGGTGGAAGCCAACGGGCATTTTAAACCGGATTCCGGCAAGTATGCCGGGAAGTTCGTGAAAGACGCCGATCCGGAAATAATTAAGGATTTGAAGGCCGCCGGGGTTCTTTTCAAAAAAGAATCATACATTCACAACTATCCTTTCTGCTGGCGCTGTGATTCACCGCTGATCTATATAGCCCGGCAGGCCTGGTATATAAAGACGACTCAGTTCAAGAATGAATTGATCAAGAACAGCAATATAATAAAGTGGTACCCGGATGAGATTCGGACCGGCCGGATGCTGGACTGGCTGGAAAATAATGTCGATTGGGCGCTGTCGCGGGAACGGTTCTGGGGAACACCCCTGCCGATCTGGATTTGCGACAATAGGGATTGCGAGCATAAGGAAGCGGTCGGCTCGATCGAGCAGTTGAGTAAAAGCGGTATCGATGTCCCGGCCGATATTGATTTGCACAAACCGGCGATCGATGCCGTGAAGCTGCGGTGTCCCAAGTGCGGGGGAATGATGAGCCGGGTTCCGGAAGTGATTGACACCTGGTTTGATTCCGGGGCGATGCCGTTCGCTCAATGGCACTATCCCTTTGAGCACAAGGAATATATCGATAAGGGGATCAAATATCCGGCGGATTTCATATCCGAGGCGGTCGATCAGACCCGGGGATGGTTCTATTCCCTGCTGGCGATATCGACCCTCCTCTTCGATAAGCCGTCATTCAGGAATGTGCTTGTTATCGAATTGGTTCTCGACAAGGTCGGCAAGAAGATGTCCAAGCACAAAGGGAACGTGGTTGATCCGTTCATGATCGTGAAAACCCATGGGGCCGACCCCATGCGCTGGTATATGCTGGCCAATTCCAACCCCTGGGTTCCGACCAAATTCGACGAGGACGGGCTGGTCGACATGATCCGCAAATTCTTCGATACCTTGAAAAACAGCTATGCTTTTTTTGCCCTATACGCCAATATCGATGACATTTCGACGCGAGCCCATAAGGAAGGGAAATCGGTCGAAAAATTTCTGGAGCAGTTTGCCGGCGAATCGGAAAGGACCGATCAATGGATTGAATCGCGGTTCAATTCGCTGATTCGAGATGTTACGGTGCGTCTGGACAATTATGATCTGACGCCGGCGGCCAGGATGATATCTGATTTCGTCATTAACGATCTCTCCAACTGGTATATCCGTCTCAATCGCCGCCGCTACTGGGGCCCCGGCAATGATCCGTCGAAAATGAGGGCTTTTCTGACGCTTTACCGGATGCTTCTCGGGACCGCCAAATTGATTGCTCCTTATGTTCCCTTTACGGCGGAGTATCTCTGGCGGGAACTGACGGCGGCCGAGGACGGACAACGTCTGCCGACGATTCATATGGCCGAATACCCGGAGAGTGACAAGTCAAAAATCTATCCGGAACTCGAGGAATCGATGGCGCTGGCGGAAAAGATTGTCTCGATCGGCCGCGCCGCACGGAGCCGCAAAAATCTCAAGGTTCGTCAGCCCCTGGCCGGAATTTTGGTCAATATCGCCGGAATAAACCAATTTGCGAAAATCTCCGGGGAACAGGAGACTATCCTTGAAGAGTTAAATATAAAGGAAATAGAGGAACTCCCCGATCTGGCCGCGGTGGTCAGTTTCAAAGCCAAATTGAATTTCGCCAAAGCCGGGCCGAAATTAGGGGGGTTGGTAAAAGAGACAGCCGCCAGGGTAGGGAACTTCTCGAGCGAAGAAATAAGAACCTTCCTCTCCTCCGGTGAAATAATTATGACGATTGCCGATTCTACGGTTAGGCTCACATCGGAAGAGCTGGAAATCCAGAAGATAGAAAAGGACGGTTTCGCGGTCGAGAGTGACGGCCCGATAACGGTGGCACTGAAGACGACGGTCGATAGCGGCCTGCGGGATGAAGGATTTGCCCGGGAAATGGTGAATAAAATCCAGAATATGAGAAAATCTTCGGGGTTCGAGGTGACCGACCGTATCAATGTGCTGGTAAATACAAGTGAGCCCCTGGTTTCAGCCGTCAACAGATTCAACCAGTTTATCTGCAAGGAAACGCTGGCCGACAAACTGGACCTGGTGGAATCGATACCGAGCGGAAACGGCGGTACAAAGTGGAACATCAACGGCATAAATGCCGAAATTGCCGTTATTAGAAAATAG